The window ATATCCCAGCTCAGGCGGCACCCTGGAGCCAGGGGCGTCGGGGTTCACCCGCTCGCACGCGCGCCCCGCGAGGGGGAGGGTGCTGTGTCGCTGAGCGACCCGGCGAGGCGGTGGCACGACACGGCCGGACAGGCCCGGCAGGGCGCGTCCGGGCACACCGCCCGCGGGCTGCGCGTCGGACTGCTCGGGCAGTTCGGCGTCGAGATGGACGGGGCCCCGCTGCGCCTGCGCGGGGACAAGCGCCGTGCCCTGCTGGCCACGCTCCTGCTCAACACCGGGCGCACCGTCCCCACCGCGCACCTCATCGAACGCGTCTGGGGGAGCCCGGCCTCCCCGTCCGCGCGCAGCGCCCTCCAGGTCCACGTGACCCGCGTGCGCGCGGTCCTGGACCAGCACTGCGGCACCCCGCTCATCACGGGCGGCGACGGCGGCTACCGGGTCGACCTCGCCGAGGACCAGTGCGACCTGCTGCGCTTTCGCTCCCTGGTCCGCCGCGCCGACGGGGGCGCCGACCCCTCCGACCGCGCCGACCTGCTCATCAGCGCCCTGCGCCTGTGGCGTGGCCCGGTCCTGGCCGACATCGTCAGCCCCGTCCTGCACGAGCGCGACATCCCGCCCCTGAACGAGGAGCTCCTGCGGGCCGCCGAGGAGGGGTTCGGCGCCGCCCTGGCCCGGGGCGACCACGAGCGGGTGGCCGACCAGATCGGCCCCATCGCCACCGACCACCCCGAGCGCGAACCCCTCATCCGCGTCCAGATGACCGCCCTCTACCGCTGCGGGCGCCCCAGCGAGGCCCTGCGCGTGTACGCCCGCACCCGCGACGCGCTGGCCGAGCACCTGGGCGCGGACCCGGGCCGCGAACTCCAGGAGACCTTCCACGGCATCCTGCGCGGCGACCTCGACCGCGCCCCGGGCACCAGCGTCCCGCGCCAGCGCGCCTCCGTCGAGGAGGGCGCCGGGGTCCGGCCCCTCTCCGCGGACACCGGACCGAACACCGGGTCAGCCGACGCGCCGGGCACCGAACCGGAGGCGGGATCCCACGCCGGACCCGGGCCGGGCGCCGATCCCGACGTCCCGGCGGGGGCGGAGGAACGCGACGACCGCGGCGACGGTCCGGTCCACGCGCCCGCCCCGGTGTCGGCCGCCCTCGCCCCGGCGGAGCTGCCCGCCGCGCCCTCCGCGCTGCTGGGTCGCGAGGAGGCCCTGGCCGAACTGGACCGGCTGGTGGACCCCTCCAGCACCGCCCCCGGCAGCGCGCTGGTGCGCGGCCCCGCGGGCGCCGGGGCCAGCGCCCTCGCCCTGAGCTGGGCCCGCGCGGCCGCGCCGCACTTCCCCGACGGACAGCTCTACGTCGACCTCCGCGGCGGCGAC is drawn from Nocardiopsis dassonvillei subsp. dassonvillei DSM 43111 and contains these coding sequences:
- a CDS encoding BTAD domain-containing putative transcriptional regulator translates to MSLSDPARRWHDTAGQARQGASGHTARGLRVGLLGQFGVEMDGAPLRLRGDKRRALLATLLLNTGRTVPTAHLIERVWGSPASPSARSALQVHVTRVRAVLDQHCGTPLITGGDGGYRVDLAEDQCDLLRFRSLVRRADGGADPSDRADLLISALRLWRGPVLADIVSPVLHERDIPPLNEELLRAAEEGFGAALARGDHERVADQIGPIATDHPEREPLIRVQMTALYRCGRPSEALRVYARTRDALAEHLGADPGRELQETFHGILRGDLDRAPGTSVPRQRASVEEGAGVRPLSADTGPNTGSADAPGTEPEAGSHAGPGPGADPDVPAGAEERDDRGDGPVHAPAPVSAALAPAELPAAPSALLGREEALAELDRLVDPSSTAPGSALVRGPAGAGASALALSWARAAAPHFPDGQLYVDLRGGDGSPRDPVEVLRRLVRSLSTGTRGTEAMDADEAAARVRTLLAHRRVLLVLDNAASVRQVRPLLPGGTGCAALVTSRYWLTDLLVRDGLRALPVGPLPPDAAVDLLRPREGRDRRAESVLRRLAQVLGHLPLALRMAAVWLDDTRPDRSAAELVRRLEGADPARGSTPTARMAAVLRAGPREGRHGRGEVPAEPRPPDTSVERGSYVRLSPR